The window TTGGTTGAGTTAGACTCTGCACAGAtgcctgctctgataccacttgttagtgtagaagagacaagagacacacaatttttaacgaggttcagcaaatgcctacGTCCTCAAACTTTGTTGGTAATACTTCTTGAGCACAATTACAGTTAATGCTCAATATTGGACTTACACAAACCTAAGATCTTATCTTAGCTTGTTCCCAATCTATTCCCAACCCACTAAAAGatccctaagatcaacaacactGATCTACACCCAGGACTCTCACTTAGAAACAAAACCCTTACCCTTTTCTCCCAAAGATGCCAAAAGGCTTACAAggtttttcctctctttttcacGTTCTCAAGAGATAAGTTTCTAAGTCCTAGACCCTCTATATTTAAGGGATTTCGTGCCTCTGCCAAGGCTaacaactttcctaaaatcaagaggaaatattccatttaacattattctttgttaaacgaATATTTCCTAATCccattaaatcttctaaatatcttcaagcttcctttttctttgtgcTTTACCTCCAAGTAATATCCCAAAACGTGCCTTAAgtatatcttcataaatcttcaaaaccaagACATATAGACAAAATCAACAAGCCTCTGATGCTCTTTTGTAGGACAGAGGCTTGAGCATACATCAGATGTCTGTTCCGAGACAAAAGCTTGTGCAGACATATTTTGTACAGCTTcctgaacttcatcttcaacttgAGCTTTCCCACATACACTTATAAAGAACATTGAAGCAGAAAAGGACCATGGATATATCAAGTTAACCACAATGAACCTAACAGAGTAAAAGGTTTTGATCATATCCATATTTGGTTTTCTACATGTTCTTCAGGTAATGTGGACTCATGGTCTTACGGTATATATGGTTCGAGAGTGATAATCGACAATTAACTACGCTGATCAACAAAGGAGAAGATAATGTGGGTTTGGGTCCGTTACTTAACGATATACTACGATTCTCGATGTCAAAGTTTCCTAACTCATCGTTGGATCAtgtgaagagagaaagaaattcGGCTGCTAAACAAGCTGCTACTTTTACTTCTATGTACACCCTATATACTGTACCACCTTCTTGGTTGGTTCACTATTTGTATCAACCTTATACAATATAATCAAGTTCagttgttaagaaaaaaaaaacaaatctataaatAAATTCTATAGAACATGTTATGATGGTCCATCTTAAATATTTTCCCTTGACAACGATTCTTACAATAAACGCATAATGGTCGAGAAATTTTACGTTTGGGAAGAGTCTGAACATCATTCTCCGATCCCCCTCCTACGTAATTATAGGGCTTCAAATATGGGTCTGCACCAATTACGCATTCAACATGAAAACATGTGTAGCATTCATTGCACCCGTAAAACACTTTTGCTCCCGTATCTTGTAAATTACGTTCGCACACCTCACACCAATATTTCTCGCTTACTTCGTCACCCCATAACAACGTGAGAGAATGTGTGTCGTAATGCTGATATTTTGCTTTGTATGGTAAGGTAACGCACCTgaaacatacaataaaattgCATTTCATGCAATTTAATTGTTTAAGACATCTTCTTTTGCATACGTCACACATACGTTCTACTCCTTGGTTTAAAGATATGAACAAGGGACGATGTTCATGACCTTTGTAATCAAACGGCTCAGAAATTGAAGCACACCTTACATCTAGATTAAAGCAGTTTCCACCTTTGTAATTGCACCCATAGCCAAAGCCATTATACGTACGACCACAAGCATCACATTCGGGAAAATCTCTATTGTGAAACTGCTTCATTTTAAGTGGATGAAGATGTAAGGCATGTTGAATTCTACGGGGAGCCTTAGCACATGTTTCATGGAGGATGAACTCACACTCCATACATGAATACAAGTCATCTTCATAGATAGGAAGGACACACGCTTGACAAAATTTTTTCTCGTCATAAAGTATATTGACCTCGAGCCGGAGATGATGGtcatgaagaaaataaagtatCACTCCTTCAGATATCATTTCAAACGGCCCAACATCTTGTgttatatcatcttcttctggtACACCTTCAAGTTCTTTTCCATCCCACACATTCTTCCATGTAGCACATATTGGATGAACAACATAATCGCTACACTTGTCACAAGTATACGCACCATAATCACCGTTAATACTTTGACGACAAACTCCACAAAACCGTTCTGATCTTGATGGAAAAGAAAGAGTGAAGGAGATACGATGGTGGTGACGTGATATCTTGATGATGTGTGGGAGATTCATACAATCAGCATGAGATACAAAGTTGCATCTGACACAAATGTTGGTGGGACAAACTTGTCTCAGCCAACCACAAAGGTTACAAGTTAAGCAAGTTTGTCTGGGGAAAAACATGAGAGGATGAATATGGTTTTTTTGTGGGTCTACAACAAAGGTTATTGGTTTCATCGCACATGTTGGATGCATAGAAATATGACATATCGTACAATGATACATTAACCCATTTGCTAATATTCTACAACATAAACACTCAATATTATCGAAAGTCATATAATAACGAGTGGAAAGTTGGAGAGGATGTTGAGGGTGGTAAGGATGATTAATTTTTAGTGGAGACTGGATACACTCCCTATGGAATTTTTTATCACAGTAGTTACAGAAGTAATAGTCTGTACCAAAATTTGAGCCATTGCATATGTCACACCCACCATTGGTATCAAATTCCTTATTGTTGCACCAAAACAGAGGGAGTACATGATGATCAGAAGAATCCGTTGTTGTAGGAATTACGTACTCGGGGGAAGAACTTAGTAGATAAATGCTATCATTAGCATAAGAAACGTCCTTTTGCTGTCGTTTAGTAGGACATAAGAAAAGAGGTTGAAGAGAAAGCTCAGCGGAGGAGGTTGGGGTATGTATTTGGGATATGGGACAATACTTAGGGTGATGGTATACCAAAAATAGTTTACCATTCTTTTCTACCTCATGAAATCCACCGTCAGttaatttgtcttttctttactatatttttgttacagattttttttaaaaaaaaaattgttatacagaatatcaaatttttaacaatttccattatatatatgaaaagataATTCCAAAAGTGTTCTTCTACTTTTGATAATTGGATCCTTAACGTCAAAAAATGTGGtggaatttgttctttttcttttgtagtgGTTATAATGTTCTTCTTTGcatgaaaataaagaataaactgttctttacatataattttcgtcatttcttaaattttatgaCTTCAATATGCTATAAAAGTCGTGGCCAATTATTGAGCCAAATGGttagtaccaaaaaaaaatattgagacttAATGAACTCAAACAAGAAacacgaagaaaaaaaaaagtaagttttGAATTGGAAAGTAGAACAATTGAACTTTCGAGGTTTTAAGTTATGATGTGGAACACTGTAATAAAGTGTTGAAAATTCACGGTAGTCGgttccaaatttgaaagttcacaaggatttttataagaaaagtgagaaaccctaaaaaatatgatgtttgtGGCTGCTTGCAATTGATTTATATACGAACTCTTTCCGGATCTTACACGCTATAACTTGTCATCTCTTCATTCGAGTTTTGGTGTCCATTAGCTTTGAAACTTAAGCATTTTCAATCACAAAAGTACAATAAATCATGAAGAATAGGCTTTGCATGGACAAGAGCGATGAAACAGAAAAGGTCCATGGATATACTAAATCGACCTTCAAGTTCACCACAATGAACCTAACAGAGTAAAAGGTTTTGATCATATCCATATTTAAGGTGAAGTCATAATCTGGTGATTCTTCTTTATCAtattccaaaacaacaacaaaaacgaaATAAGTATTTAAACTCATAAGCTCATAAACTCATAACCTAACAAAGTTGAAAAAGATAGATTGATCATTATAATTTTCCTTGAGATTGCATCCAATTACAGCAACCTTTACATTCTTTATCTGCAGATTGGTCAACAAAAACCCTTACCGACATCAAAAAGACAGATGTCCCAATAGGCAATGCCTCTATCAAGGAGGAGTTTCCGACTGCTTAGCAGAAGATCAAACCTCAGGGTTACAATAAGCTTTTAAAGCAAACTAAGTAAAACTTTATGTCAATATGGTTGATATGGTAATATTCTATCATGTATGCTGCTGTGTGTTGTATGATAGTCGTCTTATGTATAGGTTTGTTAGACAAACCGAAGATTTGTTTGCATGTCTGGAGTGGTCAGACATGTTTGTCTTTTTACAAGTCGCTCTAAGGGCAGAAGATCATCTCTACTGAAGAAACTACTATTGTGGATTTAGTAACAGTATCCTACAGTCGTCTTTTCTAAATAATACTCTTGTTGTTATGTTATTGAACTTGGTGTCTTAAGACAATCTGTGTGTTAAAGTAATGAAATCTTTGTTGCTGTTATATAAGCTTTCATTCAAAACAAATCGAGTCTCTTATTAAATAGGCCGTATAATTTGTGAGTAACGAATAACAAATGGGAGATGTTAGAGTACAAACAGTGGCAGTGTGCCATAAATTTTACAATCTAAACGTACATATATTCACCTCCGCGGACAGCATTCTCTGCGCCTTTCCTCTCTTCCTCAGCctctttctccctctctttcCAGTTTTCGTATTTCTGATCGTCTGTTGGTAATTCATGACGACATATAGGGCAAGAGTTATGCTCGTCCTGCCACAAACAATTAGATCATAAGCTTTATGTTCTTGCTAATGCTTACCCTT is drawn from Camelina sativa cultivar DH55 chromosome 8, Cs, whole genome shotgun sequence and contains these coding sequences:
- the LOC104709257 gene encoding uncharacterized protein LOC104709257, producing MDLFCFIALVHAKPILHDLLKDKLTDGGFHEVEKNGKLFLVYHHPKYCPISQIHTPTSSAELSLQPLFLCPTKRQQKDVSYANDSIYLLSSSPEYVIPTTTDSSDHHVLPLFWCNNKEFDTNGGCDICNGSNFGTDYYFCNYCDKKFHRECIQSPLKINHPYHPQHPLQLSTRYYMTFDNIECLCCRILANGLMYHCTICHISMHPTCAMKPITFVVDPQKNHIHPLMFFPRQTCLTCNLCGWLRQVCPTNICVRCNFVSHADCMNLPHIIKISRHHHRISFTLSFPSRSERFCGVCRQSINGDYGAYTCDKCSDYVVHPICATWKNVWDGKELEGVPEEDDITQDVGPFEMISEGVILYFLHDHHLRLEVNILYDEKKFCQACVLPIYEDDLYSCMECEFILHETCAKAPRRIQHALHLHPLKMKQFHNRDFPECDACGRTYNGFGYGCNYKGGNCFNLDVRCASISEPFDYKGHEHRPLFISLNQGVERMCDVCKRRCLKQLNCMKCNFIVCFRCVTLPYKAKYQHYDTHSLTLLWGDEVSEKYWCEVCERNLQDTGAKVFYGCNECYTCFHVECVIGADPYLKPYNYVGGGSENDVQTLPKRKISRPLCVYCKNRCQGKIFKMDHHNMFYRIYL